The proteins below are encoded in one region of Mya arenaria isolate MELC-2E11 chromosome 15, ASM2691426v1:
- the LOC128220802 gene encoding glycoprotein 3-alpha-L-fucosyltransferase A-like has translation MAVRCSKVKRQFILLIGLFLVLTFILQMVPSYFEVQTNMLTALQFAKFESRLLNNKSFTVANRLNDPVSLWKVHPSDDRILLQAKFNPKVDLSLSPKRILLEQGLAGWNVNDGKQAFVDHDCPVKHCELHGHPNGEEFDARIFKEIELNSHLLGGAQAEVPRHSDQVWIMFALESPEASPSYVGLNDVINWTATYRYDSTMMTPYDKFQIYDNFTQISDYKSDKNYAQGKTKLAAIFVSNCYASNARLEYVKELQQYMDLDFYGSCGNLRCDKGEGNNCFQNLQKEYKFYLSFENANCRDYITEKFFLNALRHDVVPVVMGAHPDDYRRAAPPGSFIHVEDFPHAQALAGHLKRLNEQDDEYNDYFRWKRTGQFVDTKFWCRICSLLWDTDLPHQSIHDLEQWWRGENICIGKRRWDEISNSSSLHVR, from the exons ATGGCAGTGCGGTGCAGCAAAGTAAAAAGACAGTTTATATTACTGATCGGACTCTTTCTGGTATTGACATTCATTCTTCAAATGGTGCCTTCGTATTTTGAAGTACAGACAAACATGCTCACAGCTTTGCAGTTTGCAAAGTTTGAAAGCCGCTTATTAAACAATAAGTCATTTACCGTTGCCAACCGTCTGAACGATCCTGTTTCGCTCTGGAAAGTGCATCCGTCCGACGACAGGATTTTATTGCAAGCTAAGTTTAATCCTAAGGTTGACCTAAGTCTTTCGCCAAAGAGGATTCTCCTTGAGCAGGGACTTGCGGGCTGGAACGTCAATGACGGAAAACAAGCGTTTGTTGATCATGACTGCCCTGTAAAGCACTGTGAACTTCATGGACATCCGAATGGAGAAGAGTTTGACGCTAGAATATTTAAGGAAATAGAGTTAAACAGCCATTTGCTCGGAGGCGCGCAAGCAGAGGTGCCCCGTCATTCGGATCAGGTTTGGATCATGTTCGCGTTGGAAAGTCCGGAAGCGTCGCCTTCTTACGTTGGTCTGAACGACGTCATAAACTGGACAGCTACGTATCGTTACGATTCTACGATGATGACTCCGTatgataaatttcaaatttatgataattttacaCAGATATCTGACTATAAGTCGGATAAAAATTACGCTCAAGGCAAGACTAAATTAGCAGCAATATTTGTGTCCAACTGTTATGCGTCAAACGCAAGATTGGAATATGTTAAGGAGCTACAACAGTACATGGATTTGGACTTTTATGGGTCATGCGGGAACTTGAGATGTGATAAGGGGGAAGGCAATAACTGCTTTCAAAATCTACAGAAggaatataagttttatttgtcttttgaaAACGCCAATTGTCGTGATTACATTACCGAGAAGTTCTTTCTAAATGCATTAAG ACATGACGTCGTTCCGGTTGTGATGGGTGCGCATCCAGACGACTACAGACGCGCGGCCCCACCGGGGTCCTTCATCCACGTTGAGGATTTCCCGCATGCACAGGCTCTTGCCGGTCATCTCAAGCGCCTAAATGAGCAAGACGATGAATATAATGACTATTTCCGCTGGAAACGTACCGGACAGTTTGTTGATACAAAGTTTTGGTGTAGAATTTGTTCATTACTATGGGATACCGATCTCCCCCACCAATCAATCCACGACTTAGAACAATGGTGGCGGGGCGAAAATATATGTATCGGCAAACGACGCTGGGATGAGATATCAAACAGCAGTAGCTTACATGTGCGATAA